CTGCTCACCATTATCCGGTTGCGAGATCAAAAGATTCTCTACATCAACCCCAAGTTTTTTAGCATAAAAGCGATCGAAAGCATGTTCCGCGTCAATAAATGCAGCGATACCACCCTGCCTTTGCGATTCGGCAATGGCGTGTATGGCCAGCGTGGTTTTACCCGACGATTCAGGTCCATATATCTCGATCACCCTGCCCTTTGGCAAACCGCCTACACCCAATGCTATATCGAGGCCGATAGAGCCGGTTGATATCACGTCGATGGATTCGATTGCGGTATCGCCCAGTTTCATAATGGTGCCTTTACCGTACGATTTCTCCAGCTTATCCAGGGTAAGCTGTAATGCTTTTAATTTTTCTGCGCTGCTCATTTATTTTATGTTTCGGATAGCAAACGTAAAAAATATATTTTACAAATGCTAATTTTTTTAGTAATTTATTTGAATTGACTGCGTTGAATAAGTTGGATTAGGTTGATTGAGTTGTTTTTCGGTATATTAACTATTCACTTAATCAACTCAATCAAACTTAATCAACTAAAAAACATCCGTCAAATATCTTTATCCACACTTCTTTTTTTCAACTCTTTGGCAATGGCATCGAGTTGTTTTTTCTTCTTTTGATCTTTTGCTTTTTTAGTTTTAGCCGCTTCCGCACGCTTCAATGCCGCTTCGGTATGATTGCGTTCGTAGTAACGGCAGAACCAACTGATGGGGCAAACTTCACATTTAGGATTTCGCGCCAGGCAAATATAACGCCCATGCAGAATCAGCCAGTGATGTGCAAAACGCAGGGTTTCCCGGGGCAGGTATTCGGTCAGCTGCCTTTCAACAGCTAAGGGGGTTTTTGCATTGTTGGTGAGCCCTATGCGGTTTGCCACCCTGAAAACATGGGTATCTACGGCCATTGCGGGCGCCTCGAAAACAACCGACGCGATCACATTAGCCGTTTTGCGACCAACCCCGGGCATTTTTTGCAATTCATTGATATCAGAAGGCACCTCGCCATTAAAAACATCAACCAGCATTTTAGCCATGCCAACCAAATGTTTTGATTTGTTATTAGGATAGCTTACACTGCGGATATAATTGAATACCTCTTCCGGTGTGGATGCCGCCAAAGATTCTGGCGTCGGGAAACGTTCGAACAGCGCCGGGGTAACCTGGTTGATCCGTTTATCGGTGCATTGTGCCGAAAGAATAACCGCTATCAACAACTGGAAAGGATTTCCGTAATGCAATTCGGTTTCAGCATTGGGCTGATGGGTAGAAAAATATTCGACAAAAAGGCGGTAACGTTCGGCTCGGAGCATGTGCAAAAATAATAAGTCCCGGGTCTAAAAGTTCTATGTCAAATAAAAAAGCCCGAAGCGAAAAATCATTGACTTTCGGCTACGGACTTAAGGCTTTGCTACTCTTGGTAAAGATCTAACGCGAGCTCCTGGAATAATCCAAAATGTTGTGGATCGTTTGTGCACTTGGATTTCTCTTCAGAAGGTCCAGGTCTGTGCGCAGCGAGTTGAAAAATATCAAATCGTCTGCTTCTAAATTTTCTGTGGCATCCGTTCCCTTCATAGCCGCTGTGTTAGAAGTTTCATTTAAAGTAGTTGTTGTAGAGGTTTCATCCATACGCTTTCAAATTCCTTAAAGT
Above is a window of Mucilaginibacter ginsenosidivorans DNA encoding:
- the nth gene encoding endonuclease III; protein product: MLRAERYRLFVEYFSTHQPNAETELHYGNPFQLLIAVILSAQCTDKRINQVTPALFERFPTPESLAASTPEEVFNYIRSVSYPNNKSKHLVGMAKMLVDVFNGEVPSDINELQKMPGVGRKTANVIASVVFEAPAMAVDTHVFRVANRIGLTNNAKTPLAVERQLTEYLPRETLRFAHHWLILHGRYICLARNPKCEVCPISWFCRYYERNHTEAALKRAEAAKTKKAKDQKKKKQLDAIAKELKKRSVDKDI